The Macadamia integrifolia cultivar HAES 741 chromosome 4, SCU_Mint_v3, whole genome shotgun sequence genome contains the following window.
NNNNNNNNNNNNNNNNNNNNNNNNNNNNNNNNNNNNNNNNNNNNNNNNNNNNNNNNNNNNNNNNNNNNNNNNNNNNNNNNNNNNNNNNNNNNNNNNNNNNNNNNNNNNNNNNNNNNNNNNNNNNNNNNNNNNNNNNNNNNNNNNNNNNNNNNNNNNNNNNNNNNNNNNNNNNNNNNNNNNNNNNNNNNNNNNNNNNNNNNNNNNNNNNNNNNNNNNNNNNNNNNNNNNNNNNNNNNNNNNNNNNNNNNNNNNNNNNNNNNNNNNNNNNNNNNNNNNNNNNNNNNNNNNNNNNNNNNNNNNNNNNNNNNNNNNNNNNNNNNNNNNNNNNNNNNNNNNNNNNNNNNNNNNNNNNNNNNNNNNNNNNNNNNNNNNNNNNNNNNNNNNNNNNNNNNNNNNNNNNNNNNNNNNNNNNNNNNNNNNNNNNNNNNNNNNNNNNNNNNNNNNNNNNNNNNNNNNNNNNNNNNNNNNNNNNNNNNNNNNNNNNNNNNNNNNNNNNNNNNNNNNNNNNNNNNNNNNNNNNNNNNNNNNNNNNNNNNNNNNNNNNNNNNNNNNNNNNNNNNNNNNNNNNNNNNNNNNNNNNNNNNNNNNNNNNNNNNNNNNNNNNNNNNNNNNNNNNNNNNNNNNNNNNNNNNNNNNNNNNNNNNNNNNNNNNNNNNNNNNNNNNNNNNNNNNNNNNNNNNNNNNNNNNNNNNNNNNNNNNNNNNNNNNNNNNNNNNNNNNNNNNNNNNNNNNNNNNNNNNNNNNNNNNNNNNNNNNNNNNNNNNNNNNNNNNNNNNNNNNNNNNNNNNNNNNNNNNNNNNNNNNNNNNNNNNNNNNNNNNNNNNNNNNNNNNNNNNNNNNNNNNNNNNNNNNNNNNNNNNNNNNNNNNNNNNNNNNNNNNNNNNNNNNNNNNNNNNNNNNNNNNNNNNNNNNNNNNNNNNNNNNNNNNNNNNNNNNNNNNNNNNNNNNNNNNNNNNNNNNNNNNNNNNNNNNNNNNNNNNNNNNNNNNNNNNNNNNNNNNNNNNNNNNNNNNNNNNNNNNNNNNNNNNNNNNNNNNNNNNNNNNNNNNNNNNNNNNNNNNNNNNNNNNNNNNNNNNNNNNNNNNNNNNNNNNNNNNNNNNNNNNNNNNNNNNNNNNNNNNNNNNNNNNNNNNNNNNNNNNNNNNNNNNNNNNNNNNNNNNNNNNNNNNNNNNNNNNNNNNNNNNNNNNNNNNNNNNNNNNNNNNNNNNNNNNNNNNNNNNNNNNNNNNNNNNNNNNNNNNNNNNNNNNNNNNNNNNNNNNNNNNNNNNNNNNNNNNNNNNNNNNNNNNNNNNNNNNNNNNNNNNNNNNNNNNNNNNNNNNNNNNNNNNNNNNNNNNNNNNNNNNNNNNNNNNNNNNNNNNNNNNNNNNNNNNNNNNNNNNNNNNNNNNNNNNNNNNNNNNNNNNNNNNNNNNNNNNNNNNNNNNNNNNNNNNNNNNNNNNNNNNNNNNNNNNNNNNNNNNNNNNNNNNNNNNNNNNNNNNNNNNNNNNNNNNNNNNNNNNNNNNNNNNNNNNNNNNNNNNNNNNNNNNNNNNNNNNNNNNNNNNNNNNNNNNNNNNNNNNNNNNNNNNNNNNNNNNNNNNNNNNNNNNNNNNNNNNNNNNNNNNNNNNNNNNNNNNNNNNNNNNNNNNNNNNNNNNNNNNNNNNNNNNNNNNNNNNNNNNNNNNNNNNNNNNNNNNNNNNNNNNNNNNNNNNNNNNNNNNNNNNNNNNNNNNNNNNNNNNNNNNNNNNNNNNNNNNNNNNNNNNNNNNNNNNNNNNNNNNNNNNNNNNNNNNNNNNNNNNNNNNNNNNNNNNNNNNNNNNNNNNNNNNNNNNNNNNNNNNNNNNNNNNNNNNNNNNNNNNNNNNNNNNNNNNNNNNNNNNNNNNNNNNNNNtttttttttttttttgaataaatgcTGAATGTTCTCAACAGGTTTTACCAAAGGATTGGactttatttgaatttttttttttacaaaatttgaACTTTTTATTCTTAAAATTTAAGTATTAAAACATGTGCTCATTAATGATGTAGCACATAAACCATTTAGAAGAATTAAGATAACGACAAGAAATACCATTTCTAGTAAGAGACCACAAATGACAAACCCATACTTTGACTAAGACCATCTTCTATACTATGACAAATCAATGACGATATTGATATGTCTTATACGGAAGGAAATGTTTCTTTCTAAATGAGATCATTCATGACCCATTATTTGACAAatcctttcttgtttttttttttctcatgataGAAAGCAGAAACTTTCAATCAACGAATAAACCGTCCAGCATTTTGAATATAATCTCCAACATAGCCATTAGGGTGAACATATCACATAAAACATTAAAACAGAATAAcccaacaaaatcaaaatttcaaaagagGCGGCTGCAAGGGAGTTTAAATCCTTTCAACTTAGTCCAAAATAAAAACAGACGAATGTTGAAACATTTGCGTCGGCCGCACGTTTCACCACGATTTATTTGAGTCTTGACACTTCCTACTTCTTACACGTTCGTACTCCCTTTGCTCTGCTCTTTGCCCACTTCATTCGAAGTGTTTCAACTTCTCATCCTTTCTCAGAACTGATctgaagagaaaatgaaagacaCCATAGTTCTGTACCCAGCTCCGGGCCTGAGTCACCTTGTCTCCCTGGTTGAGCTGGGGAAGCTAATCATCCACCACTATCGCCACCGCTTCTCCCTCACAGTCCTCCTTAGCTCCGGCGACTCATTCAAACTTCCTGCCGTCGATTCTTACATCGATCATATCTCTCAAACAGACCCTTCAATTGTTTTCCACCGCCTACCTGCTCTTCCCAACTCTGAATCTTCACCACCCACCACCACCTTCCAAACCATTCGCCGCAACAATCCAAATCTCCTCCACACCCTCCAAACCATCTCCAACACTTCCTCCATTGCAGCCCTTGTGATCGATTTCTTCTGCAACCCCGCCTTCCCTATTGCTACTGATCTAAAGATCCCTCTATACTTCTATGTCCCGTGCGGTGCTTCTgctctctcctccttcctttACCTTCCAACGATTCATAACCAGACTGAGAAGAGCCTCAGGGAACTCGGCAACACTAATCTAGACATCCCGGGCCTGCCCCCAATTCGTGCTGCACAGATGCCCAAGGCCATGCTAGTTCGGAACAATGAATACTACGATGAGTTTTTGGATATGTCAATCAATTTCATCAAATCAAGGGGCATTATATCAAACACCTTTCAAGCACTACAGCCAAGAGTAATCAAGGCCGTCGAAGAACAAACGCCGGCTTTTTTCTGTATTGGACCATTAGTCGTAGAACCCAGAGATCAATCTAGTGAGTCAGATTGTTTGCGGTGGCTTGATGCGCAACCGAGTCGAAGCGTTGTGTTTTTGAGTTTCGGAACCCGCGGCGTTTTCCCGGCGAAGCAGATTGCAGAGATCGCCGAGGGGCTTGAGAGGAGTGGCCAGAGGTTCTTGTGGGTGGTGCGAAGTCCTCCACCAGTGCACGATAGTGGCAAACGGTTGTCGTTATCGGCCATTGATGATTTCGATCTTGACGATGTGATGCCGGAGGGGTTTCTTGATCGGACCAGAGACAGGGGACTGGTGGTGAAGTCGTGGGCGCCGCAGGTAGAGGTACTGAGTCGGAAATCGGTGGGTGGATTTGTAACACATTGTGGGTGGAACTCGATTTTAGAAGCGGTGTGCGCTGGGGTGCCCATGCTGGCTTGGCCGCTCTATGCGGAGCAGGAGGTGAATAAGGTGCTTTTGGTGGAGGAGATGAAGTTGGCGATGCCAATGGAGGCGGCGGAGGAGGAGGGAATTGTGGTTGCCGCCAAGGTTGAGAAGCGAGTCGGAGCGTTGATGCACTCGGATGAGGGGGCAGAGATGAGGAAACGGTGTCGTAAGATGAGGGAGAAGGCGTTGGCTGCGTGGGCTGAAGAGGGGTCCTCAAAGAATGCGTTAGTCAATTTGGCGAAGTCATGGGAACGGATATAACAACTCGGACGTCTCAGCTGGGATCTTAGATCCTGGACAGCTGCCTTGGTcgggattaggggtgtcaactggtcgggccggtttggtttcggtcgggcttaatcgggcttgaagactttcaaaggctacaccgtgtccgcccatttaactaatcgggcttagttattgagggcatggtacactttatattcggtcggtcggtctcgggttataatcgggccaccttaatcgggctttagtcgggccttaaccgggctacggacatgtttaatgttaaacgggctttaaccggtttttaaacgggccctctttaaaatgtgctattatattctggcccacttatgcaagcccaaaaaaatgacaataaatcaataaatgatacaaaatataaccattatttaaaatgtgaacatgtctttactttttagtttttattctttaatttggggggtaaaataggtattctacaatcattaaagggtcggaccaagtcggtgcacaataggtcggtctcggtcgggcgttattcgttcggtctcggtcgggggcccgacggttcaagtagcaaaacctagaccgaccatttataaacgggccgggctcaagcccgacacgtttaataaatggtccgggccgggccggtctttaaacgTTCGGTCCCGGTCAGTTtacccggttcgggccacaaattgacacccctaatagaGACAACACCCTTCCAAGACTTCAACCAAACACCAACACAACCAGGGGAGATAGACGCATCGAGACTTGGAATTGTTGAATATTTTCGCCCAACAAAATATTCAACAGAGAGACGCAGGACTTTGAAAAAAGATGGGATGAATGCCATATCAGCAGACGGGGAAAACTCGTTTTTGAATCTAGAGACTTTTCTATCCCATCAATCCAAACATTACATTTTTCCATTGGAATGAAAAAATCCGTACAATAATCTCACCCCAAACTtcccaccccatcaaaaccctCCTAATCAAACGGGGCCTAAAAGAAAAACGTGACTAAGCCCAGATCTGAGCCCAACCGAGAACACCCTAGCTCCAGGTTGGATTGGGCTTGGGTCGGACCTGCTCTTCAAGACCTTGTTTGTCTTAGTCTCCGTCCATCCTTACAGCTCGCCCGACGCCTACCCCCGCGACCAGGTAGAGTTCTTATttagatgaaaagaaaaaaattaaaatgttcTCTGAACCGTTAGGGGAGGGAACGCTAGCACTCTCTTTCCATCCAAAGGCAAAAAAGAGGAATCTCCGTTTCTGCAACTAGACTAACAAGGTCATCGTCTTCACTTCCACATACTTGCTGGCGCCATCTGATCACAAGATGGCGGATCCGGTGAATTCATTTCTCGGGAAAATGTTGTTAGAAGAGATCACTCCGGTGGTTATGGTTCTTCGAACTCCCCTCGTTGAAGAAGCCTGTCTCAAGAACGGCCTTACCTTCGTTCAGATGCTCCAACCCTTTTGTGTCTTCAACAACATTGATGGTAATCCTATTTATCTTCTCACAATATCTCTCTATTTATTCGAAATTTGATGTTCCAAGCACAAATTAGATATGAATTTAAGTTATTTTGTGTTTGATCTTGCATGTCTCAGTACCTGTACGGACGGTGAGTGATCAGCCCTACAGGTTGCACAAGTTCAAGTTGCGATTGTTTTATGCTTCCGAGATAAAGCAGCCGAATGTGGAGGTAATCTGTTCTCAGTAGGAAAGGAAAGCGGGAACGTACTAGTGGGTTGTCTTCCTGAATGTTGAAACCCTTATTGTGAAAGTTATAGATTCATAGGTATTTGGATATTGTTGAAATCAAGGCATTATAGATGAAGAAACGTTTTCTGTGAGATATCGAGTAGTTCATCTGACTGAAATATATTTGATATTTCTGAAAAAACGTTGACTTGGGGGCGTGAAGGAGCTTAAAGACTGCTCAGGGGGAATGTCTCAAATTTAGGGGTGGATGTGGGACTTCTAATATTTAGTTTTATTGTAATCATGCAGTtattgtttctatttattttgctCTCAGATAAATTCTTTATAAGATATGTATTTAGTTATTAGATAAATTGTAACAagattcttattttctttctggtTTCAAATAGGCTGCGGAAGAGCGTTTAAAACAGGTGATAACTCATACTGCTGAGAAAGATCTTTCTGATTTGCACGCAGATCCACCTCAACTTGATGATTTACTTGCTTGTATGTCTATATCTTACCTCTACGTTAATTGACCTGAATCCCTGCAGTTAATTTTAAATCGTTCTATGCTTTAGATGGTACATTAAGTGTGTTGGATTGAGAATATTTCATCTTTCCTTTAGCTGTTTCCTTTGCAAACTCATTTGAATGGCATTTTCGAGCTTTTGATTTTCAAGCAGTTGGTGgacaaattattatttttatttgtcatatattaatattttgttTCGGGACATGGGCTGTTTTTCCTTTAGCCTACTGTGTACTCTTAGGCTCTTAGCTGTTGGAATTATATCAGATTGAGATATGGTATTTTCTGTGCTGCAGTGAATTCTGAATTGCTGCCATTGTGGTTTAAAATCTTCAACAAGGAGCTTATACAGACCTTATCGTTCTCAGAGCATGAAGCCTTTGACCATCCTGTGGCGTGTAAGGAAAATTTGTACTCAAAATATTTCTATTTCCCTTGTAATATAACTGTTTATTAAGAATCATAATTATGAGATTTTTGGGCCTTAAGAAATGATGAACTTGGATCCTGATTGTTTCCTTTGCTAAAATTTGGCTTGCAGgtctttttgttgtttcttccaAAGATGAACAGCCT
Protein-coding sequences here:
- the LOC122076358 gene encoding UDP-glycosyltransferase 88F3-like; the encoded protein is MKDTIVLYPAPGLSHLVSLVELGKLIIHHYRHRFSLTVLLSSGDSFKLPAVDSYIDHISQTDPSIVFHRLPALPNSESSPPTTTFQTIRRNNPNLLHTLQTISNTSSIAALVIDFFCNPAFPIATDLKIPLYFYVPCGASALSSFLYLPTIHNQTEKSLRELGNTNLDIPGLPPIRAAQMPKAMLVRNNEYYDEFLDMSINFIKSRGIISNTFQALQPRVIKAVEEQTPAFFCIGPLVVEPRDQSSESDCLRWLDAQPSRSVVFLSFGTRGVFPAKQIAEIAEGLERSGQRFLWVVRSPPPVHDSGKRLSLSAIDDFDLDDVMPEGFLDRTRDRGLVVKSWAPQVEVLSRKSVGGFVTHCGWNSILEAVCAGVPMLAWPLYAEQEVNKVLLVEEMKLAMPMEAAEEEGIVVAAKVEKRVGALMHSDEGAEMRKRCRKMREKALAAWAEEGSSKNALVNLAKSWERI